A stretch of the Solanum dulcamara chromosome 6, daSolDulc1.2, whole genome shotgun sequence genome encodes the following:
- the LOC129891996 gene encoding fasciclin-like arabinogalactan protein 9 — translation MAHQKPLSLILLSIIPLFFILFPQITQAQSPTAPAPAPSGPIDIFAILKKEGQYNTFIKFLNESQVGNQINNQVNNSNQGMTVFAPSDNAFNNLPSGTLNKLNDQQKVQLILYHVIPKFYTFDDLQTVSNPVRTQATGPKGEPFGLNFTGSNNQVNVSSGTVVTNVYNAIRKDPPLAVYQLDKVLVPSEFTDAKAPSSNDAPAPAGNTTKKGGSADKTAAEEPSSASTKPNDAKRINVGILGLISGIFLMGALS, via the coding sequence ATGGCTCATCAAAAGCCTCTTTCTCTCATTCTTCTATCTATAATCCCACTTTTCTTCATTCTTTTTCCTCAAATAACTCAAGCTCAATCTCCAACAGCACCAGCACCTGCTCCCTCAGGACCAATTGACATCTTTGCAATCCTCAAAAAAGAAGGACAATACAACACATTCATCAAATTCCTTAATGAATCACAAGTTGGAAACCAAATCAACAACCAAGTCAACAATTCCAACCAAGGCATGACAGTTTTTGCCCCATCAGACAATGCCTTTAACAACCTCCCAAGTGGCACACTCAACAAACTAAATGACCAACAAAAAGTACAACTCATTCTGTACCATGTCATCCCAAAATTCTACACATTTGATGACTTACAAACAGTCAGCAACCCTGTTAGGACACAAGCAACAGGGCCAAAAGGTGAGCCTTTTGGACTTAATTTCACTGGATCAAACAATCAAGTGAATGTCTCATCTGGTACTGTAGTAACAAATGTTTATAATGCTATAAGAAAAGACCCCCCATTGGCTGTATATCAATTAGACAAAGTTTTAGTGCCTTCTGAATTTACTGATGCTAAAGCTCCATCTAGTAATGATGCCCCTGCCCCTGCTGGTAACACAACCAAGAAAGGTGGTAGTGCTGATAAAACAGCAGCTGAAGAACCATCATCAGCAAGTACTAAACCAAATGATGCTAAGAGGATTAATGTTGGAATTCTTGGTTTGATTTCTGGTATTTTCTTGATGGGAGCACTTTCTTGA